In Rattus rattus isolate New Zealand chromosome 9, Rrattus_CSIRO_v1, whole genome shotgun sequence, a genomic segment contains:
- the Sp2 gene encoding transcription factor Sp2 isoform X2, whose product MSMAATAAVSPSDYLQPAAAATQDSQPSPLALLAATCSKIGPPAVEAAVTPPAPPQPTPRKLVPIKPAPLPLSPCKNSFSILSSKGNILQIQGSQLSASYPGGQFVFAIQNPTLINKGSRSNASIQYQVPQIQGNSSQTIQVQPNLANQIQIIPGTNQAIITPSTSGHKPVPIKPAPVQKSNTTTTPVQSGASVVKLTGGGGNMTLTLPLNNLVNTSDIGAPAQLLTESPPTPLSKTNKKARKKSLPVSQPSVAVAEQVETVLIETTAENIIQAGNNLLIVQSPGGGQPAVVQQVQVVPPKAEQQQVVQIPQQALRVVQAASATLPTVPQKPSQNFQIQTTEPTPTQVYIRTPSGEVQTVLVQDSPPATAATTSTVSCSSPALRAPHLSGTSKKHSAAILRKERPLPKIAPAGSIISLNAAQLAAAAQAMQTININGVQVQGVPVTITNTGGQQQLTVQNVSGNNLTISGLSPTQIQLQMEQALAGEAQPGEKRRRMACTCPNCKDGEKRSGEQGKKKHVCHIPDCGKTFRKTSLLRAHVRLHTGERPFVCNWFFCGKRFTRSDELQRHARTHTGDKRFECAQCQKRFMRSDHLTKHYKTHLGTKGL is encoded by the exons ATGAGCATGGCCGCCACTGCTGCTGTCAGTCCCAGTGACTACCTGCAGCCTGCTGCCGCTGCTACCCAG GACTCCCAACCGTCTCCCTTGGCTCTGCTTGCTGCAACATGTAGCAAAATTGGCCCCCCAGCTGTTGAAGCTGCAGTGACACCTCCTGCTCCCCCCCAACCTACCCCAAGGAAACTGGTCCCTATCAaacctgcccctctccctctcagtcCCTGCAAGAATAGCTTTAGCATCTTGTCATCTAAAGGAAATATACTTCAGATTCAGGGCTCCCAGCTGAGCGCCTCCTACCCTGGAGGGCAGTTTGTGTTTGCGATCCAGAACCCCACTCTGATCAACAAAGGGAGCCGATCAAATGCAAGTATCCAGTACCAAGTCCCTCAGATTCAAGGGAACAGTTCCCAGACCATCCAGGTGCAGCCCAATCTCGCCAACCAGATCCAGATCATCCCAGGCACCAACCAAGCCATCATCACCCCGTCAACATCCGGTCATAAGCCTGTCCCCATCAAGCCAGCTCCTGTCCAGAAGTCAAATACGACCACCACCCCTGTGCAGAGCGGGGCCAGCGTGGTGAAACTGACAGGTGGGGGTGGCAACATGACGCTCACCCTGCCACTCAACAACCTGGTGAACACCAGCGATATTGGGGCCCCTGCTCAGCTCCTCACTGAGAGCCCCCCGACCCCACTGTCTAAGACTAACAAAAAAGCTAGGAAGAAGAGCCTTCCTGTGTCACAACCCTCAGTAGCTGTGGCTGAACAGGTGGAGACGGTGCTGATCGAGACCACAGCAGAGAACATCATCCAGGCAGGAAACAACCTGCTGATCGTCCAGAGCCCTGGTGGGGGCCAGCCCGCTGTGGTCCAGCAAGTCCAGGTGGTGCCACCCAAGGCCGAGCAGCAGCAGGTGGTCCAGATCCCCCAGCAGGCACTGCGGGTGGTGcaggctgcctctgccacccTCCCCACCGTTCCCCAGAAGCCCTCCCAGAACTTTCAGATCCAGACAACTGAACCAACACCAACCCAG GTCTATATCCGTACACCTTCTGGTGAGGTACAGACGGTCCTTGTCCAGGACAGCCCCCCAGCCACAGCTGCAACCACGTCAACCGTCTCCTGTAGCAGCCCGGCGCTCCGAGCTCCCCATCTGAGTGGCACCAGCAAAAAACATTCGGCTGCAATTCTCCGAAAAGAGCGACCCCTGCCAAAGATTGCACCTGCTGGAAGCATCATCAGCCTGAACGCTGCACAGCTGGCAGCAGCTGCTCAGGCCATGCAGACCATCAACATCAATGGTGTCCAAGTCCAGGGTGTGCctgtcaccatcaccaacacTGGCG GACAGCAACAGCTGACAGTGCAGAATGTTTCTGGAAACAACCTGACCATCAGTGGGCTGAGCCCCACCCAGATCCAGCTGCAGATGGAGCAGGCCCTGGCCGGAGAGGCTCAGCCTGGGGAGAAACGGCGGCGCATGGCCTGCACATGTCCCAACTgcaaggatggggagaagag GTCTGGGGAGCAGGGCAAGAAGAAGCATGTGTGCCACATCCCAGACTGTGGAAAGACTTTCCGGAAGACGTCCTTGCTTCGGGCCCATGTCCGCCTGCACACTGGCGAGCGACCCTTTGTCTGCAACTGGTTCTTCTGTGGAAAGAGGTTCACACGGAGTGACGAACTCCAGCGGCATGCTCGTACACACACAG GGGACAAGCGCTTTGAGTGTGCCCAATGTCAGAAGCGCTTCATGAGGAGTGACCACCTCACCAAGCATTACAAGACCCACCTAGGCACGAAGGGCTTGTAA
- the Sp2 gene encoding transcription factor Sp2 isoform X1 — MSDSQMSMAATAAVSPSDYLQPAAAATQDSQPSPLALLAATCSKIGPPAVEAAVTPPAPPQPTPRKLVPIKPAPLPLSPCKNSFSILSSKGNILQIQGSQLSASYPGGQFVFAIQNPTLINKGSRSNASIQYQVPQIQGNSSQTIQVQPNLANQIQIIPGTNQAIITPSTSGHKPVPIKPAPVQKSNTTTTPVQSGASVVKLTGGGGNMTLTLPLNNLVNTSDIGAPAQLLTESPPTPLSKTNKKARKKSLPVSQPSVAVAEQVETVLIETTAENIIQAGNNLLIVQSPGGGQPAVVQQVQVVPPKAEQQQVVQIPQQALRVVQAASATLPTVPQKPSQNFQIQTTEPTPTQVYIRTPSGEVQTVLVQDSPPATAATTSTVSCSSPALRAPHLSGTSKKHSAAILRKERPLPKIAPAGSIISLNAAQLAAAAQAMQTININGVQVQGVPVTITNTGGQQQLTVQNVSGNNLTISGLSPTQIQLQMEQALAGEAQPGEKRRRMACTCPNCKDGEKRSGEQGKKKHVCHIPDCGKTFRKTSLLRAHVRLHTGERPFVCNWFFCGKRFTRSDELQRHARTHTGDKRFECAQCQKRFMRSDHLTKHYKTHLGTKGL, encoded by the exons ATGAGCG ATTCACAGATGAGCATGGCCGCCACTGCTGCTGTCAGTCCCAGTGACTACCTGCAGCCTGCTGCCGCTGCTACCCAG GACTCCCAACCGTCTCCCTTGGCTCTGCTTGCTGCAACATGTAGCAAAATTGGCCCCCCAGCTGTTGAAGCTGCAGTGACACCTCCTGCTCCCCCCCAACCTACCCCAAGGAAACTGGTCCCTATCAaacctgcccctctccctctcagtcCCTGCAAGAATAGCTTTAGCATCTTGTCATCTAAAGGAAATATACTTCAGATTCAGGGCTCCCAGCTGAGCGCCTCCTACCCTGGAGGGCAGTTTGTGTTTGCGATCCAGAACCCCACTCTGATCAACAAAGGGAGCCGATCAAATGCAAGTATCCAGTACCAAGTCCCTCAGATTCAAGGGAACAGTTCCCAGACCATCCAGGTGCAGCCCAATCTCGCCAACCAGATCCAGATCATCCCAGGCACCAACCAAGCCATCATCACCCCGTCAACATCCGGTCATAAGCCTGTCCCCATCAAGCCAGCTCCTGTCCAGAAGTCAAATACGACCACCACCCCTGTGCAGAGCGGGGCCAGCGTGGTGAAACTGACAGGTGGGGGTGGCAACATGACGCTCACCCTGCCACTCAACAACCTGGTGAACACCAGCGATATTGGGGCCCCTGCTCAGCTCCTCACTGAGAGCCCCCCGACCCCACTGTCTAAGACTAACAAAAAAGCTAGGAAGAAGAGCCTTCCTGTGTCACAACCCTCAGTAGCTGTGGCTGAACAGGTGGAGACGGTGCTGATCGAGACCACAGCAGAGAACATCATCCAGGCAGGAAACAACCTGCTGATCGTCCAGAGCCCTGGTGGGGGCCAGCCCGCTGTGGTCCAGCAAGTCCAGGTGGTGCCACCCAAGGCCGAGCAGCAGCAGGTGGTCCAGATCCCCCAGCAGGCACTGCGGGTGGTGcaggctgcctctgccacccTCCCCACCGTTCCCCAGAAGCCCTCCCAGAACTTTCAGATCCAGACAACTGAACCAACACCAACCCAG GTCTATATCCGTACACCTTCTGGTGAGGTACAGACGGTCCTTGTCCAGGACAGCCCCCCAGCCACAGCTGCAACCACGTCAACCGTCTCCTGTAGCAGCCCGGCGCTCCGAGCTCCCCATCTGAGTGGCACCAGCAAAAAACATTCGGCTGCAATTCTCCGAAAAGAGCGACCCCTGCCAAAGATTGCACCTGCTGGAAGCATCATCAGCCTGAACGCTGCACAGCTGGCAGCAGCTGCTCAGGCCATGCAGACCATCAACATCAATGGTGTCCAAGTCCAGGGTGTGCctgtcaccatcaccaacacTGGCG GACAGCAACAGCTGACAGTGCAGAATGTTTCTGGAAACAACCTGACCATCAGTGGGCTGAGCCCCACCCAGATCCAGCTGCAGATGGAGCAGGCCCTGGCCGGAGAGGCTCAGCCTGGGGAGAAACGGCGGCGCATGGCCTGCACATGTCCCAACTgcaaggatggggagaagag GTCTGGGGAGCAGGGCAAGAAGAAGCATGTGTGCCACATCCCAGACTGTGGAAAGACTTTCCGGAAGACGTCCTTGCTTCGGGCCCATGTCCGCCTGCACACTGGCGAGCGACCCTTTGTCTGCAACTGGTTCTTCTGTGGAAAGAGGTTCACACGGAGTGACGAACTCCAGCGGCATGCTCGTACACACACAG GGGACAAGCGCTTTGAGTGTGCCCAATGTCAGAAGCGCTTCATGAGGAGTGACCACCTCACCAAGCATTACAAGACCCACCTAGGCACGAAGGGCTTGTAA